In Procambarus clarkii isolate CNS0578487 chromosome 82, FALCON_Pclarkii_2.0, whole genome shotgun sequence, one genomic interval encodes:
- the LOC138358133 gene encoding uncharacterized protein encodes MAMFPRPTIKFNAVNHTHQRRQPHSPTPSTSLTNAVNHTHQRRQPHSPTPSTTLTNAVNLTHQRRQPHSPTPSTTLANAVNHTHQRRQPHSPTPSTSLTNAVNLTNTVNHTHQRRQPHQHRQPHSPTPSTTLTNTINHSPTPSTSPTPSTTLANTVNHSHQRRQPHSPTPSTSLSNTVNHTRQHRQPHSPPPSTTLTNAVNHTHHRRQPHLPTPSTSLTNAVNHTHHRRQPHSPPPSTTLTTAVNQTHQRRQP; translated from the coding sequence ATGGCAATGTTCCCCCGCCCGACCATCAAATTTAACGCCGTCAACCACACTCACCAACGCCGTCAACCTCACTCACCAACGCCGTCAACCTCACTCACCAACGCCGTCAACCACACTCACCAACGCCGTCAACCTCACTCACCAACGCCGTCAACCACACTCACCAACGCCGTCAACCTCACTCACCAACGCCGTCAACCACACTCACCAACGCCGTCAACCACACTCGCCAACGCCGTCAACCACACTCACCAACGCCGTCAACCACACTCACCAACGCCGTCAACCTCACTCACCAACGCCGTCAACCTCACCAACACCGTCAACCACACTCACCAACGCCGTCAACCTCACCAACACCGTCAACCACACTCACCAACGCCGtcaaccacactcaccaacaccatcaaccacTCACCAACGCCGTCAACCTCACCAACACCGTCAACCACACTCGCCAACACCGTCAACCACTCTCACCAACGCCGTCAACCACACTCACCAACGCCGTCAACCTCACTCTCCAACACCGTCAACCACACTCGCCAACACCgtcaaccacactcaccaccgccgtcaaccacactcaccaacgccgtcaaccacactcaccaccgccGTCAACCACACTTACCAACGCCGTCAACCTCACTCACCAACGCCgtcaaccacactcaccaccgccgtcaaccacactcaccaccgccgtcaaccacactcaccaccgccgtcaaccagactcaccaacgcCGTCAACCGTGA